Proteins from a single region of Mumia flava:
- a CDS encoding AMP-binding protein, with amino-acid sequence MEDTSLRPVAGSAREVERALSSWLSAEDEPPALIIRTSGSTGRPKDVALSRRAVLASAHATHARLGGPGQWLLDLPPTYVAGVQVIVRSLLAGTSPVVVAERGGLVAALEAMDAGVRRYASLVPTQLHRLARDGRLDLLARLDALLVGGAALDPALRAEAEAAGVRVVRTYGMSETAGGCVYDGVALDGVALRIDRDKRVWIAGPMLFDGYVGDPDATADVLVDGWLRTSDLGALDADGRLRILGRSDDVVISGGTNIALPRVAAALRTHPGVAEAAVVGVDDPEWGSVVVALVVPTDPGASSGTGAPPLADLRDHVETAGLPRTWAPRHVVAIDALPLLDHGKVDRVALRTLAQQAVRP; translated from the coding sequence GTGGAGGACACGTCGTTGCGGCCCGTCGCGGGATCGGCGCGCGAGGTCGAGCGGGCGCTGTCGAGCTGGCTCTCGGCCGAGGACGAGCCGCCCGCGCTGATCATCCGCACCTCGGGCTCGACCGGCCGGCCGAAGGACGTCGCGCTGTCCCGCCGCGCGGTCCTCGCGTCGGCGCACGCGACCCACGCCCGCCTCGGAGGTCCCGGTCAGTGGCTGCTGGACCTCCCACCCACGTACGTCGCGGGGGTGCAGGTGATCGTCCGGTCGCTGCTCGCGGGTACGAGCCCGGTCGTCGTCGCCGAGCGCGGTGGGCTCGTCGCCGCGCTGGAGGCGATGGACGCCGGAGTGCGCCGCTACGCCTCGCTCGTCCCCACCCAGCTCCACCGTCTCGCCCGCGACGGCCGCCTCGACCTGCTGGCACGTCTCGACGCCCTGCTCGTCGGCGGCGCGGCCCTCGACCCGGCGCTGCGGGCCGAGGCAGAGGCGGCCGGGGTGCGCGTGGTCCGGACGTACGGGATGAGCGAGACCGCGGGCGGCTGCGTGTACGACGGGGTGGCGCTCGACGGGGTCGCGCTGCGGATCGACCGGGACAAGCGGGTGTGGATCGCCGGGCCGATGCTGTTCGACGGCTACGTCGGCGACCCGGACGCGACCGCCGACGTGCTGGTCGACGGCTGGCTGCGAACCTCCGACCTCGGCGCGCTGGATGCCGACGGGCGGCTGCGGATCCTGGGACGCAGCGACGACGTGGTGATCTCGGGGGGCACGAACATCGCGCTCCCGCGGGTCGCCGCAGCGCTGCGTACCCACCCCGGTGTGGCCGAAGCGGCCGTGGTCGGGGTGGACGACCCGGAGTGGGGGAGCGTCGTGGTCGCGCTGGTGGTGCCGACCGACCCGGGTGCCAGCTCCGGCACCGGAGCGCCGCCGCTGGCCGATCTGCGCGACCACGTCGAGACGGCCGGCCTGCCGCGGACCTGGGCGCCGCGCCACGTGGTCGCGATCGACGCCCTGCCCCTGCTGGACCACGGCAAGGTCGACCGGGTCGCGCTGCGCACCCTCGCGCAGCAGGCGGTCCGGCCGTGA